Proteins encoded together in one Vitis vinifera cultivar Pinot Noir 40024 chromosome 4, ASM3070453v1 window:
- the LOC104879055 gene encoding uncharacterized protein LOC104879055, translated as MFPLLSALFHQPINIYPKQLHLIVSSIISTFFSLLKHSFSLTLFNMESYGDTPAQSPNHRIKFSMCLCCCFRGLELAGSLSKRRLVGRSSAWLRSTARELPVIKEKCRNLMARMRKRHRNSVDFSYDPLSYALNFDDGENDEAQMMKSFSAGLPALPPQGKCAVHPTVAMPEIVACG; from the coding sequence ATGTTCCCCTTGCTTTCTGCTCTTTTCCATCAACCTATAAATATATATCCAAAACAACTCCACCTCATTGTCTCATCAATCATATCCACTTTTTTCTCACTACTCAAACACTCTTTTTCTCTCACTCTTTTCAATATGGAGTCTTATGGTGATACTCCGGCGCAATCGCCGAATCATAGGATTAAGTTTTCCATGTGTCTTTGTTGCTGTTTCCGGGGGCTGGAATTAGCCGGATCGTTATCGAAGAGGCGGTTGGTAGGACGGTCGTCCGCGTGGCTGAGATCGACGGCGCGTGAGTTACCGGTGATTAAGGAGAAGTGCCGGAACCTGATGGCTCGTATGCGGAAAAGGCACCGGAACTCGGTGGATTTCAGTTACGATCCGTTGAGCTACGCTCTCAATTTCGACGATGGAGAGAATGACGAGGCTCAAATGATGAAGAGTTTTTCGGCGGGATTGCCGGCGTTACCGCCGCAGGGGAAGTGCGCGGTGCATCCGACTGTGGCAATGCCGGAGATCGTAGCGTGTGGTTGA
- the LOC100854026 gene encoding uncharacterized protein LOC100854026, which yields MESYGDTPAQSPNHRIKFSMCLCCCFRGLELAGSLSKRRLVGRSSAWLRSTARELPVIKEKCRNLMARMRKRHRNSVNFSYDPLSYALNFDDGENDEAQMMKSFSARLPALPPQGKCAVHPTVAMPEIVACG from the coding sequence ATGGAGTCTTATGGTGATACTCCGGCGCAATCGCCGAATCATAGGATTAAGTTTTCCATGTGTCTTTGTTGCTGTTTCCGGGGGCTGGAATTAGCCGGATCGTTATCGAAGCGGCGGTTGGTAGGACGGTCGTCCGCGTGGCTGAGATCGACGGCGCGTGAGTTACCGGTGATTAAGGAGAAGTGCCGGAACCTGATGGCTCGTATGCGGAAAAGGCACCGGAACTCGGTGAATTTCAGTTACGATCCGTTGAGCTACGCTCTAAATTTCGACGATGGAGAGAATGACGAGGCTCAAATGATGAAGAGTTTTTCGGCGAGATTGCCGGCGTTACCGCCGCAGGGGAAGTGCGCGGTGCATCCGACTGTGGCAATGCCGGAGATCGTAGCGTGTGGTTGA
- the LOC104879054 gene encoding uncharacterized protein LOC104879054, whose translation MTIPHEKPVSAATSSELEGIKSVEDDERAMDANACGCFQSLSWLRLRGKSGGSYVVLLERQKSSRENCLAKIGKKLKKMKCRVMEDGMSKKRRVVEFRYDMQSYALNFDDGIGREVDGARVCFSTRFCRINEGLGHQRVEGG comes from the coding sequence atgACCATCCCACATGAAAAACCAGTCTCTGCAGCCACATCTTCAGAATTAGAAGGTATAAAAAGCGTTGAAGACGATGAGAGGGCCATGGACGCCAATGCTTGTGGCTGTTTTCAGAGTCTTTCTTGGCTTAGGCTGAGGGGAAAAAGTGGCGGCTCGTACGTAGTTTTGTTGGAGAGGCAGAAGTCATCAAGAGAAAATTGCTTGGCGAAGATAGGGAAgaagttaaagaaaatgaaatgcaGGGTTATGGAAGATGGAATGAGCAAGAAGAGGAGGGTGGTGGAGTTTCGTTATGATATGCAAAGTTACGCGCTTAATTTTGATGATGGAATTGGCAGAGAAGTGGATGGTGCAcgtgtttgtttttctactcgATTTTGCAGGATTAATGAAGGATTGGGTCATCAACGAGTAGAAGGTGGTTGA
- the LOC132253608 gene encoding uncharacterized protein LOC132253608 yields MAIPHEKPVSAATSSELEGIKSVEDDERAMDANACGCFQSLSWLRLRGKSGGSYVVLLERQKSSRENCLAKIGKKLKKMKCRVMEDGMRKKKRVVEFRYDMQSYALNFDDGIGREVDGARVCFSTRFCRINEGLGHQRVEGG; encoded by the coding sequence ATGGCCATCCCACATGAAAAACCAGTCTCTGCGGCTACATCTTCAGAATTAGAAGGTATAAAAAGCGTTGAAGACGATGAGAGGGCCATGGACGCCAATGCTTGTGGCTGTTTTCAGAGTCTTTCTTGGCTTAGGCTGCGGGGAAAAAGTGGCGGCTCGTACGTAGTTTTGTTGGAGAGGCAGAAGTCATCAAGAGAAAATTGCTTGGCGAAGATAGGGAAgaagttaaagaaaatgaaatgcaGGGTTATGGAAGATGgaatgagaaagaagaagagggtgGTGGAGTTTCGTTATGATATGCAAAGTTATGCGCTTAATTTTGATGATGGGATTGGCAGAGAAGTGGATGGTGCAcgtgtttgtttttctactcgATTTTGCAGGATTAATGAAGGATTGGGTCATCAACGAGTAGAAGGTGGTTGA